DNA from Candidatus Eisenbacteria bacterium:
TCAATAATAACCTTATGGTTGTTGTGTCCTCTTAACCTACCAATATACTGGATCAACTTCCCTTCGAATGAAAACGGGAAGGCCAGGATAAGGCAATTTATGGCATAAATATCCAGGCCCTCTCCAAAGAACTGGCCGGTAGATGGGTAACCATATTAAGCCCCTAACGGCAACTTTCAGAAGCTTTCGCTCAACAGCCACTCATAAACCGGCTGGCTCACAATTCCCTTCACAGTCATTGCAGAGAGTTGATCGAAGGTAAGCACCAGAAATCGCTGCTGTGCGCGTGGAAAATCGGCGGCGGCATCCTTCATCGCCCGCATCTCTCGCTCAAGTGTCTCGCCTGATCCTGTATCAGCGCAAACCTGTATCAACTCCTCTTTGCCGTCAGGAAATCCGGCGTGAAAATCTACCTCGTACCCTTTCGTTGTGCGCACGTAGCCTATCTCTGCCTTGCGTCGTTGAAGTTCGTGCAGAACGACAGTTTCTATTGCGTGGCCGGCATTTGTGCGGCCTGAGCGATCGAATGCGCTGATGAGCCCCGTGTCCACCGGATAGACCTTCCGGGGGTTGGAGTTGCGACGCCGCTCAGAATCAGTAGCCAGCGTCACGGTGCTTATGAGGAAAGCATCCTGCAGATGTCCCATCATGGCATGAAGTGAGTCCTTGGCAACGCCAAGACCCTGCGCCTTCAGATCCAGATAGAGGCGGTGCACACTCAAACTTCCGGCCGGATTTCTCAGACACTGCCTTGTCAGCCATCGAAGCGCAGCAATCTGCGTAATACCGTAACGCTCCACGATGTCCCGAAACAGCACGGTATCCACGTAACCCTGCAGAAGATCAACCCGCAGTTCACCAGACAATCCCTGCGCCTCCGGGAATCCGCCTACAGCAAGATATTCCCGAAATTCTTTCTCGATCAGCGACCGGTCAACTGCCGTGAATTCATAGACGTGTCTCGTCGGCTCCGTACCACGGTGCCTCATAAACTCCCTGAAGCT
Protein-coding regions in this window:
- a CDS encoding ATP-binding protein codes for the protein MALHPVLNEKLNTAVLPIPQLRATRRDAVLPAVPGKVHAVIGMRRAGKTTFLRQLQAEWRNSIPPERVVYLSFDDDRLADLPMEQLGLLLEEYYRRYPELRGRETVRWLLDEVQLVNGWERFVRRVLDTERVEIVVSGSSAKMLSREVHTSLRGRGMETVIRPFSFREFMRHRGTEPTRHVYEFTAVDRSLIEKEFREYLAVGGFPEAQGLSGELRVDLLQGYVDTVLFRDIVERYGITQIAALRWLTRQCLRNPAGSLSVHRLYLDLKAQGLGVAKDSLHAMMGHLQDAFLISTVTLATDSERRRNSNPRKVYPVDTGLISAFDRSGRTNAGHAIETVVLHELQRRKAEIGYVRTTKGYEVDFHAGFPDGKEELIQVCADTGSGETLEREMRAMKDAAADFPRAQQRFLVLTFDQLSAMTVKGIVSQPVYEWLLSESF